In a single window of the Aminomonas paucivorans DSM 12260 genome:
- a CDS encoding PD-(D/E)XK nuclease family protein, translated as MDPRILEYRHVHDLAPELRRLGTDETVRFLVPSGGDRDLLLDTLAGGRAYFGPRPRIWQWTDLYRELAAELDRSGTPVRVRRQIDPPDHFLILRHLVEALRKEREDRLPPGVLRRGFLSLLGKDLRELLREEATPEHLRAALGCPGCGEGCPDPSHPGQVLCRLYRDYLSYLDRHGLADSASVATRTRELAEGLEDPGAWGVHLVFVGFLSFTHGQGGLVRALLARGVPCTILKPWTGLEGLLDAADQFGVLPARLDSPPATLRILEAGDRRFELETLARELALWAAGDPEALLPPPFPGFEAVGVSVDPHQGEAAGLVLERYGIPHVLRGGGSVGETDLGRLPRLCADAAGSGWPTERTLRLLSLPCLGGASFPAAQARGTAPSGEEEWTAFLKGFPPFLDRFRRLRGFARDLQGGGTPPKLLRLLRDLVSRDTPWTRALADLAGEGAERDGAVHRLASATAELDRKILSLEEATPPLGEAAQNPLSGGDAVAFLETWAEEARTSQAQPLRGALTVYPGSPPVLADHRWFVLTGATAPAWPGALKESALLADGDRHSLNGLEAETLGLERTHLPVLSEVRVQREALFRRLVLTGREGCLLTRPLQDDQGRPLPPTPFEAPLVDQLSQEEPPRRRPLSQLIPLAGPLFEDAEGPLPSRRLLRGVRGNAPQEGRGEPRTRGTFSGLDRFAGCPFAFWCEQELGLAPFPTGRFDPARVGNALHELWQRAWDPQSPQRAQGLEAAAVRLFEEVFRDPDRGYRELLCDPALARHALRLREQARRLGAVQDAQEERLQALFPRGGVLRETLEPQAVLGSVSFRGRCDRADLWETPAGTVAVLLDYKLGSSKRYQTHLQLPAYVAALTESPPEGFPFPLAGYGYLCLGDGGFAGRFAQGHEDLAEAYRGTSPRKGKVSFESLQEQAWKTMGALAEALESGRYPARYDSPSCPGCPFGGLCRRGEARSEGVTGEAPEGGEDRD; from the coding sequence ATGGACCCACGGATCCTGGAATACCGGCATGTGCACGACCTGGCCCCGGAGCTTCGCCGCCTGGGGACGGACGAGACGGTCCGCTTCCTGGTCCCCTCCGGGGGGGACCGGGACCTGCTGCTGGACACCCTGGCGGGGGGACGGGCCTACTTCGGCCCCCGACCCCGGATCTGGCAGTGGACCGACCTGTACCGGGAGCTGGCGGCGGAGCTGGACCGATCCGGAACGCCCGTGCGGGTGCGTCGGCAGATCGACCCGCCGGACCACTTCCTGATCCTGCGCCACCTGGTGGAGGCCCTGCGGAAGGAGAGGGAGGACCGCCTCCCCCCCGGGGTCCTGCGCCGGGGGTTCCTGTCCCTCCTGGGGAAAGACCTGCGGGAGCTGCTGCGGGAGGAGGCCACGCCGGAACACCTCCGGGCCGCCCTGGGGTGTCCGGGATGCGGGGAGGGATGCCCCGATCCCTCCCATCCGGGACAGGTGCTCTGCCGCCTCTATCGGGACTACCTGTCCTACCTGGACCGCCACGGCCTGGCGGACAGCGCCTCCGTGGCCACCCGGACGAGGGAGCTGGCGGAGGGGTTGGAGGACCCTGGGGCCTGGGGGGTGCACCTGGTCTTCGTGGGCTTTCTGTCCTTCACCCACGGGCAGGGGGGCCTGGTGCGGGCGCTGCTGGCCCGGGGGGTTCCCTGCACGATCCTCAAGCCCTGGACGGGGCTGGAGGGGCTTCTGGACGCGGCGGATCAGTTCGGCGTCCTCCCCGCGCGGCTGGATTCCCCTCCCGCGACCCTGCGGATCCTGGAGGCGGGGGACCGGAGGTTCGAGCTGGAGACCCTGGCCCGGGAGCTGGCCCTCTGGGCCGCCGGGGACCCGGAGGCCCTGCTGCCCCCTCCCTTCCCGGGCTTCGAGGCGGTGGGGGTTTCGGTGGACCCCCATCAGGGGGAGGCGGCCGGCCTCGTCCTGGAACGGTACGGCATCCCCCACGTCCTGAGGGGGGGCGGATCGGTGGGGGAGACGGACCTGGGACGCCTGCCCCGGCTCTGCGCCGACGCGGCGGGAAGCGGCTGGCCCACGGAGAGGACCCTTCGGCTCCTTTCCCTGCCCTGCCTGGGGGGCGCCTCCTTCCCCGCCGCCCAGGCCCGGGGGACGGCTCCCTCGGGGGAGGAGGAATGGACGGCGTTTCTGAAGGGGTTTCCGCCCTTCCTGGACCGGTTCCGTCGCCTTCGGGGCTTCGCCCGGGACCTCCAGGGAGGGGGCACCCCGCCCAAGCTGCTGCGCCTCCTGCGCGACCTGGTGTCCCGCGATACCCCCTGGACCCGGGCCCTGGCGGACCTGGCGGGGGAAGGGGCGGAGCGGGACGGCGCGGTGCACCGTCTGGCCTCCGCCACGGCGGAGCTGGACCGGAAGATCCTCTCCCTGGAGGAAGCCACCCCTCCCCTGGGGGAGGCGGCCCAGAACCCCCTCTCGGGAGGGGATGCGGTGGCCTTTCTGGAGACCTGGGCGGAGGAGGCCCGGACCTCCCAGGCCCAGCCCCTTCGGGGGGCCCTGACGGTGTACCCTGGATCGCCCCCGGTGCTGGCGGACCACCGGTGGTTTGTCCTCACCGGGGCCACGGCCCCCGCCTGGCCCGGGGCACTGAAGGAATCCGCCCTCCTGGCGGACGGGGACCGGCACAGCCTCAACGGCCTGGAGGCGGAGACCCTGGGGCTGGAGCGCACCCACCTGCCCGTGCTCTCGGAGGTGCGGGTCCAGAGGGAGGCCCTGTTCCGCCGCCTGGTCCTCACGGGACGGGAGGGGTGTCTCCTGACCCGGCCCCTGCAGGACGACCAGGGGCGCCCCCTGCCCCCCACCCCCTTCGAGGCCCCCTTGGTGGACCAGCTCTCCCAGGAGGAGCCCCCCCGTCGCCGCCCCCTCTCCCAGCTGATCCCCCTCGCGGGCCCCCTCTTCGAGGACGCGGAGGGCCCCCTCCCCTCCCGACGTCTCCTCCGAGGGGTGAGGGGAAACGCCCCCCAGGAGGGGCGGGGAGAGCCCCGGACGCGGGGGACCTTCAGCGGCCTGGACCGCTTCGCCGGCTGTCCCTTCGCCTTCTGGTGCGAACAGGAACTGGGGCTGGCCCCCTTCCCGACAGGTCGGTTCGACCCCGCCCGGGTGGGGAATGCCCTCCACGAACTGTGGCAGCGGGCCTGGGACCCCCAGTCTCCCCAAAGGGCACAGGGGTTGGAGGCGGCGGCGGTGCGGCTCTTCGAGGAGGTGTTCCGGGACCCGGACCGAGGCTACCGGGAACTGCTCTGCGACCCCGCCCTGGCCCGGCACGCCCTGAGGCTGCGGGAACAGGCCCGGCGTCTCGGGGCGGTGCAGGACGCCCAGGAGGAACGCCTGCAGGCCCTCTTCCCTCGGGGGGGAGTCCTCCGGGAGACCCTGGAACCTCAAGCCGTCCTGGGATCCGTCTCCTTTCGGGGACGCTGCGACCGGGCGGACCTGTGGGAGACTCCCGCCGGCACCGTGGCGGTGCTTCTGGACTACAAGCTGGGCAGCTCGAAGCGGTATCAAACCCACCTGCAGCTTCCCGCCTACGTCGCCGCCCTGACGGAGTCCCCCCCGGAGGGGTTTCCGTTCCCCCTGGCGGGGTACGGCTACCTCTGCCTGGGAGACGGGGGCTTCGCGGGGCGTTTCGCCCAAGGACACGAGGACCTGGCGGAGGCCTATCGGGGGACCTCCCCGAGGAAGGGCAAGGTTTCCTTCGAGTCCCTTCAGGAACAGGCATGGAAGACCATGGGGGCCCTGGCGGAGGCCCTGGAGTCGGGGCGCTACCCCGCCCGGTACGACTCCCCTTCCTGCCCGGGCTGTCCCTTCGGGGGGCTCTGCCGGAGGGGGGAGGCCCGGTCGGAAGGGGTGACGGGGGAAGCCCCGGAAGGAGGGGAGGACCGTGACTGA
- a CDS encoding UvrD-helicase domain-containing protein encodes MTDPHRLAAEPWMERLLGDLRPEQRQGVISPRSLVVVQAGAGTGKTHTLSSRFAWLLASDPTCRVEQILTLTFTEKAAREMRDRIRCRLLQWLEAEPEKLGHLRDAAARIDEGYISTLHAFALRVIRESGLVLDLDPESRIASPCGEGALFEEMEGAFDRLDPAWFLRLLEDPWRDRCQDLFGDPAFPRLVNALSPRRLAELVREAAELHGSRDHTPEDLWTRAPFDPVAAADRIAQALEPRLREIRNLWDGDLLPSLGADLDRDGSKMGEALRGFLARTASLPWDGEGDRRFVRELFEGPLKRLPGTSKLKALLEEGLGSSLKDWRDDRASEAELARSLEEGISPEEDALLERICRVCALGWAAWDASRMRSGALIFRDLIALARQALERNPAYASRFRHLLVDEFQDTDPLQDRLVQALWEGGKGSLFVVGDLKQSVYRFRHADLALFDETLQRARATGGDRISLDCSYRTRGKLLEGINGLFGSLWEEGLGAGLSLGYDPLRGPEEAPWWKERNALPGPALEVLTATPREPEEEEGEPSKEKVDELRLRLYGTLAARFRSLVETGAPVWDKAQRRHRPAAYRDLAVLVPTRADYPLLEEAFTAFGVPGAFTAAVGFFTRGEVRDLADLLASLADPRDPLALGSFLASPFSGLPLDGVLPRLGRGDLGEDPELAAGVAERDRLRRIALLEGGTAALEALLARPSWLAAYPPGARRRVLGNLRTAADLAASFEATFGPSLPGTAAYLGQALARELPQAEPELLEDEDAVRVLTVHAAKGLEFPVVAVVRLEKTPEARGKARVLPSRHLGLSLGSWPPDLEPPEASPVRSGLWEGFFEEAGTREEWQRLLYVAATRAQDRLWLLGTQRRGQDGTIRGAAGSWMEVLRKHPLPGAVWEEVETAPEGSSPPPPSAPASRLRPLPLPPRETTPLARLSATAYSLFRFCPLAYRMRFRQGLDPAWEGGSPLDGDAGGADLGSLAHWVLARWDGRGASLPRWLTSPEGERGRTLLNLLPQDLRPLFRDASVRETLERWLGGFSETPWGEAFRAALSLPSCRREVPFRVPLGETLLVGAVDLLWQDGSGLHLRDHKTARSAEAAETLYSHQLRFYALAARRAHGEAPDLALWLLRPRNDGSFPPPLEVPPPGDWDLLEEEVRAVAAQAARGPYPPERSRCPSCPWRNGCPEGTGKNGPSKGDRETV; translated from the coding sequence GTGACTGACCCGCACCGCCTCGCCGCGGAACCCTGGATGGAAAGGCTGCTGGGGGACCTGCGGCCGGAGCAGCGGCAGGGGGTGATCAGCCCTCGATCCCTGGTGGTGGTACAGGCCGGGGCGGGCACGGGAAAGACCCACACCCTGAGCAGCCGGTTCGCCTGGCTCCTGGCCTCGGATCCCACCTGCCGGGTGGAACAGATCCTGACCCTCACCTTCACGGAGAAGGCCGCCCGGGAGATGCGGGACCGCATCCGGTGCCGCCTGCTCCAGTGGCTGGAGGCGGAACCGGAGAAACTGGGACACCTGAGGGACGCGGCGGCGCGCATCGACGAGGGGTACATCTCCACCCTCCACGCCTTCGCCCTGCGGGTGATCCGGGAATCCGGACTGGTGCTGGACCTGGACCCGGAGTCCCGGATCGCCTCCCCCTGCGGAGAGGGGGCCCTCTTCGAGGAGATGGAGGGGGCCTTCGACCGGCTGGACCCGGCCTGGTTTCTGCGCCTTCTGGAGGACCCCTGGCGGGACCGCTGCCAGGACCTCTTCGGGGATCCGGCATTCCCCCGGCTGGTGAACGCCCTGTCCCCGAGGCGACTGGCGGAGCTGGTGCGGGAGGCGGCGGAGCTTCACGGTTCCCGGGACCACACCCCCGAGGACCTGTGGACCCGCGCCCCCTTCGACCCCGTCGCCGCGGCGGACCGCATCGCCCAGGCCCTGGAGCCCCGGCTTCGGGAGATCCGCAACCTCTGGGACGGGGACCTGCTCCCCTCCCTGGGGGCGGACCTGGACCGGGACGGGTCCAAGATGGGGGAGGCCCTGCGGGGCTTCCTGGCCCGGACCGCCAGCCTCCCCTGGGACGGGGAGGGAGACCGGCGCTTCGTCCGGGAACTCTTCGAGGGACCCCTGAAGCGCCTTCCGGGAACCTCCAAGCTGAAGGCCCTCCTGGAGGAGGGTCTGGGCTCCTCCCTGAAGGACTGGAGGGACGACCGCGCCTCCGAGGCGGAGCTGGCCCGATCCCTGGAGGAGGGGATCTCCCCGGAGGAGGACGCCCTGCTGGAACGGATCTGCCGGGTCTGCGCCCTGGGCTGGGCGGCCTGGGACGCTTCCCGGATGCGCTCCGGCGCCCTGATCTTCCGGGACCTCATCGCCCTGGCCCGACAGGCCCTGGAACGGAACCCGGCCTACGCCTCCCGGTTCCGCCACCTCCTGGTGGACGAGTTCCAGGACACGGACCCCCTGCAGGACCGGCTGGTCCAGGCCCTGTGGGAGGGCGGCAAGGGATCCCTCTTCGTGGTGGGCGACCTGAAGCAGTCCGTCTACCGGTTCCGCCACGCGGACCTGGCCCTCTTCGACGAGACCCTCCAACGGGCCCGGGCAACCGGCGGGGATCGCATCTCCCTGGACTGCAGCTACCGCACCCGGGGAAAGCTGCTGGAGGGGATCAACGGCCTCTTCGGCAGCCTCTGGGAGGAGGGGTTGGGGGCGGGGCTCTCCCTGGGCTACGACCCCCTCCGGGGGCCCGAGGAGGCCCCTTGGTGGAAAGAGCGCAACGCCCTGCCCGGGCCCGCCCTGGAGGTGCTCACCGCCACCCCCCGGGAGCCCGAGGAGGAGGAAGGGGAGCCGTCCAAGGAGAAGGTGGACGAGCTGCGCCTCCGCCTCTACGGAACCCTGGCGGCCCGATTCCGGTCCCTGGTGGAGACGGGGGCCCCGGTGTGGGACAAGGCCCAGAGGCGCCACCGCCCGGCGGCATACCGGGACCTGGCGGTGCTGGTGCCCACCCGGGCGGACTACCCCCTGCTGGAGGAGGCCTTCACGGCCTTCGGGGTCCCCGGGGCCTTCACCGCCGCGGTGGGGTTCTTCACCCGGGGGGAGGTGCGGGACCTGGCGGACCTCCTGGCCTCCCTGGCGGACCCCCGGGACCCCCTCGCCCTGGGGAGCTTCCTGGCAAGCCCCTTCTCCGGCCTGCCCCTGGACGGGGTGCTGCCCCGCCTGGGCCGGGGCGACCTGGGGGAGGACCCGGAGCTGGCGGCGGGGGTGGCGGAGCGGGACCGGCTGCGCCGCATCGCCCTGCTGGAGGGAGGGACGGCGGCGCTGGAGGCCCTGCTGGCTCGCCCCTCCTGGCTTGCGGCCTACCCCCCCGGGGCCCGGAGGCGGGTGCTGGGGAACCTGAGGACCGCCGCGGACCTGGCGGCGTCCTTCGAGGCCACCTTCGGCCCCAGCCTCCCCGGAACGGCGGCCTACCTGGGCCAGGCCCTGGCCCGGGAGCTGCCCCAGGCGGAACCGGAGCTGCTGGAGGACGAGGACGCGGTACGGGTGCTCACCGTCCACGCCGCCAAGGGGCTGGAGTTTCCCGTGGTGGCGGTGGTGCGTCTGGAGAAGACCCCGGAGGCCCGGGGCAAGGCCCGGGTCCTCCCCTCCCGTCACCTGGGCCTTTCCCTGGGCTCCTGGCCCCCGGACCTGGAGCCCCCGGAGGCGTCCCCCGTCCGTTCCGGCCTCTGGGAGGGGTTCTTCGAGGAGGCGGGGACCAGGGAGGAGTGGCAACGGCTCCTCTACGTGGCCGCCACCCGAGCCCAGGACCGACTCTGGCTTTTGGGCACCCAAAGGCGAGGCCAGGACGGGACGATCCGGGGGGCCGCGGGGTCCTGGATGGAGGTCCTGAGGAAGCACCCCCTGCCCGGTGCGGTCTGGGAGGAGGTGGAGACAGCGCCGGAGGGATCCTCTCCTCCTCCCCCTTCGGCCCCCGCCTCGCGCCTGCGCCCCCTGCCCCTGCCGCCTCGGGAGACGACCCCCTTGGCCCGCCTGTCCGCCACCGCCTACTCCCTGTTCCGCTTCTGCCCCCTGGCCTACCGGATGCGGTTCCGCCAGGGATTGGATCCGGCATGGGAGGGAGGCTCCCCCCTGGACGGGGACGCCGGGGGGGCGGACCTGGGGAGCCTGGCCCACTGGGTGCTGGCCCGTTGGGACGGGAGAGGCGCCAGCCTTCCCCGCTGGCTGACCTCCCCGGAGGGGGAACGGGGGAGGACCCTGCTGAACCTGCTCCCCCAGGACCTGCGCCCCCTTTTCCGGGACGCCTCGGTCCGGGAGACCCTGGAGCGCTGGCTGGGGGGCTTCTCCGAAACCCCCTGGGGAGAGGCGTTCCGCGCCGCCCTGTCCCTGCCCTCCTGCCGACGGGAGGTCCCCTTCCGGGTTCCCCTGGGGGAAACCTTGCTGGTGGGGGCGGTGGACCTTCTCTGGCAGGACGGATCGGGGTTGCACCTGCGGGACCACAAGACGGCCCGAAGCGCCGAGGCGGCGGAGACGCTGTACTCCCACCAGCTCCGGTTCTACGCCCTGGCGGCCCGCCGGGCCCACGGGGAGGCCCCGGACCTGGCCCTCTGGCTCCTGCGGCCCCGAAACGACGGCTCCTTCCCCCCTCCCCTGGAGGTCCCCCCCCCGGGGGACTGGGACCTTCTGGAAGAGGAGGTCCGCGCCGTGGCGGCCCAGGCGGCCCGGGGTCCCTACCCGCCGGAACGTTCCCGCTGCCCCTCCTGTCCCTGGAGAAACGGCTGTCCCGAGGGAACCGGGAAAAACGGCCCTTCGAAAGGGGACCGTGAGACCGTATAA
- a CDS encoding sensor domain-containing diguanylate cyclase/phosphohydrolase: MSPTPLQDLLEGFEDYVFVFDPSGHILHRSPSTGTLSSQGDPEHLGSYLPRGFLERVLYLAERESPPFLPLDLPLSQGGQRVPTEALMGRTLLGGQTAFVLSCRDTRHHRQNEDVLEKSEERYHTIFDHSPLGIVHIDHDGIVTDLNETFAQIMGTQKERLLGFNMIEKLVNPWMRRAVLDSLAGTPGLYEGQYTSLTGGKTSFLKAQFRPMTSRKGTFLGVVGVVEDISERREAEEQIRFLNMHDPLTGLLNRRCFDQELQRLDTPEHLPLCLIMGDVNGLKLANDAFGHPEGDILLTTIARILQQDAGPDEQVFRWGGDEFIILLPRADASRARERIAHIHALCAAWQGRGLVRPSISLGYGIKNAPEEDYRDVLLKTSEDRMYEVKMREGRRARLRILAALEERLHRVSGGEMGLHVNRLLRWCDWIGPRMSLKEGDHKTLRLLCQFHDLGLVGCPQDILDLPAPLQEEAFFARKEHPTTGYRLAKSIPELLPAADLVLSHHEQWDGRGFPQGLWQESIPFPVRLFQLLDALDVLTHPRPYDPPLSFPLALAEIRRNRGSLFDPTLADRFAALLEAEGIADTP; the protein is encoded by the coding sequence GTGTCTCCCACGCCCCTTCAGGACCTTCTGGAGGGCTTCGAGGACTATGTCTTCGTCTTCGATCCCTCGGGACACATCCTCCACCGTTCCCCCTCCACGGGAACCCTGTCCTCCCAGGGAGACCCGGAGCACTTGGGTTCCTACCTGCCCCGGGGCTTCCTGGAGCGGGTGCTCTACCTGGCAGAGCGGGAATCCCCCCCCTTCCTCCCCCTGGACCTGCCCCTCTCGCAGGGAGGACAGCGGGTCCCCACGGAGGCGCTGATGGGGCGGACCCTCCTGGGAGGGCAGACCGCCTTCGTCCTGTCCTGTCGGGACACCCGGCACCACAGACAGAACGAAGACGTGCTGGAAAAAAGCGAGGAGCGGTACCACACCATCTTCGACCACTCCCCTCTGGGGATCGTGCACATCGACCACGACGGCATCGTCACGGACCTCAACGAGACTTTCGCCCAGATCATGGGCACCCAGAAGGAACGCCTCCTGGGGTTCAACATGATCGAAAAGCTGGTGAACCCCTGGATGCGCCGGGCGGTCCTGGACTCCCTGGCGGGCACCCCGGGGCTCTACGAGGGACAGTACACCTCCCTCACCGGGGGCAAGACCTCCTTCCTGAAGGCCCAGTTCCGCCCCATGACCTCCCGGAAGGGCACCTTCCTGGGGGTGGTGGGGGTGGTGGAGGACATCTCCGAGCGCCGGGAGGCGGAGGAACAGATCCGCTTCCTGAACATGCACGACCCCCTGACGGGGCTCCTGAACCGACGCTGCTTCGACCAGGAGCTGCAACGGCTGGACACCCCGGAACACCTGCCCCTGTGCCTCATCATGGGGGACGTGAACGGGCTGAAGCTGGCCAACGACGCCTTCGGCCACCCCGAGGGGGACATCCTCCTCACCACCATCGCCCGAATCCTCCAGCAGGACGCGGGACCGGACGAACAGGTCTTCCGCTGGGGGGGGGACGAGTTCATCATCCTCCTCCCCCGGGCGGACGCCAGCCGGGCACGGGAACGCATCGCCCACATCCACGCCCTCTGCGCCGCCTGGCAGGGGCGCGGCTTGGTGCGCCCCAGCATCTCCCTGGGTTACGGGATCAAGAACGCCCCGGAGGAGGACTACCGGGACGTCCTGCTCAAGACTTCCGAGGACCGGATGTACGAGGTGAAGATGCGGGAGGGCCGTCGGGCCCGGCTGCGCATCCTGGCCGCCCTGGAGGAGCGGCTCCACCGGGTCTCGGGCGGGGAGATGGGGCTCCACGTGAACCGCCTCCTGCGCTGGTGCGACTGGATCGGACCCCGCATGAGCCTGAAGGAGGGGGACCACAAGACCCTCCGGCTCCTCTGCCAGTTCCACGACCTGGGGCTGGTGGGATGCCCCCAGGACATCCTGGACCTCCCCGCCCCCCTCCAGGAAGAGGCCTTCTTTGCCCGGAAGGAACACCCCACCACGGGCTACCGCCTGGCCAAGAGCATCCCGGAGCTTTTGCCTGCGGCGGACCTGGTCCTCTCGCACCACGAACAGTGGGACGGCAGGGGCTTCCCCCAGGGGCTCTGGCAGGAGTCCATCCCCTTCCCGGTCCGGCTCTTCCAGCTTCTGGACGCCCTGGACGTGCTCACCCACCCCCGGCCCTACGATCCCCCCCTGTCCTTCCCTCTGGCCCTGGCGGAGATCCGCCGGAACCGGGGGAGCCTCTTTGACCCGACCCTGGCGGACCGCTTCGCCGCCCTCCTGGAGGCGGAAGGGATCGCCGACACCCCCTAA
- a CDS encoding YkvA family protein: protein MKEREMALPSDQKALLEARFHKDQGRVREEELDEVLQRVEGHLRSLAKVPGERGRLLVLRLRLMADLLRAWRGGKAELPWRAVTALGATLGYLCDPLDVIPDFLPVVGYLDDLFMVELCLASAGDQLREYALARGEAPETYGL from the coding sequence ATGAAGGAACGGGAAATGGCCCTTCCCTCGGATCAGAAGGCCCTGCTGGAGGCCCGGTTCCACAAGGACCAGGGGCGGGTTCGGGAGGAAGAGCTGGACGAGGTCCTGCAACGGGTGGAGGGGCACCTGAGGAGCCTGGCGAAGGTCCCCGGGGAGAGGGGGCGGCTGTTGGTCCTCCGACTTCGGCTGATGGCGGACCTGCTCCGGGCCTGGCGTGGGGGGAAGGCGGAGCTTCCCTGGCGCGCGGTGACCGCCCTGGGAGCCACCCTGGGGTACCTGTGCGATCCCCTGGACGTGATCCCGGATTTCCTGCCCGTGGTGGGGTATCTGGACGACCTTTTCATGGTGGAGCTGTGCCTGGCCTCCGCGGGGGATCAGCTGCGGGAGTACGCCCTAGCCCGGGGGGAGGCCCCGGAGACCTACGGGCTGTAG
- a CDS encoding serine/threonine protein kinase, giving the protein MSEDRCPFCGGEGWTGEACPHCGRGPVEVSSPSRLPPGTLLQDRYRIGAVLGQGGFGITYLAWDRSLERKLAVKEYFPLGLVARDPRGPGVVPPAGEEGEAYQEGLERFLEEARTLARFDDVPGIVSVRDSFRAHGTAYMVMTYLEGRTLKAYLEDRGGRIPLEEALELLHPVMDALEEVHRVGWLHRDVSPDNVLVPRKGTVTLLDFGAARSALRRSSRSLSVILKPGYAPEEQYRSRGEQGPWSDVYGLAATLYRCLTGQPPPDALDRLHEDTLVAPSLLEVPLPPQTEAALLRGLAVRAQDRYPSVEAFRNALIQGERRTHPLPLRRSPKKRWVVLAVLAAGALTGAAMHLRPDSPSSRGEEGTLSGVPSPSPQPSQAFPSPAPSPSPPGDLLARAQARWSAGDEAGALAILEEAVRSSPRDPSPHRMLARIHLARRRFDAAAQEARRALDLAPRDAPALFLAAQAAEGQGRNEEAQSFLQELLSRDATYPGAQALWERLRQGDPGETGNPLP; this is encoded by the coding sequence GTGAGCGAGGATCGGTGCCCCTTTTGCGGCGGCGAGGGCTGGACCGGCGAAGCCTGTCCCCACTGCGGGCGAGGCCCCGTGGAGGTCTCCTCCCCCTCCCGGCTGCCCCCGGGCACCCTGCTGCAGGACCGCTACCGCATCGGGGCGGTGCTGGGGCAGGGCGGCTTCGGCATCACCTACCTGGCCTGGGACCGCTCCCTGGAGCGGAAGCTGGCGGTGAAGGAGTACTTTCCCCTGGGGCTGGTCGCCCGGGACCCTAGGGGCCCCGGGGTGGTGCCCCCGGCGGGGGAGGAGGGGGAGGCCTACCAGGAGGGGCTGGAGCGTTTCCTGGAGGAAGCCCGGACCCTGGCCCGGTTCGACGACGTGCCGGGCATCGTCTCCGTGCGGGATTCCTTCCGGGCTCACGGCACCGCCTACATGGTGATGACCTACCTGGAGGGGCGGACCCTGAAGGCCTATCTGGAGGATCGGGGGGGGCGCATCCCCCTGGAGGAGGCGCTGGAGCTTCTCCATCCGGTGATGGACGCCCTGGAGGAGGTCCATCGAGTGGGGTGGCTGCACCGGGACGTGAGCCCCGACAACGTTCTGGTGCCTCGGAAGGGCACCGTCACCCTCCTGGACTTCGGCGCGGCCCGCTCCGCCCTGAGGCGCAGCAGCCGCAGCCTTTCGGTGATCCTCAAGCCCGGCTACGCCCCGGAGGAGCAGTACCGGAGCCGGGGGGAGCAGGGGCCCTGGTCGGACGTGTACGGCCTGGCGGCCACCCTGTATCGCTGCCTCACCGGCCAGCCTCCCCCGGATGCCCTGGACCGGCTCCACGAGGATACCCTGGTGGCCCCCTCCCTGCTGGAGGTCCCCCTGCCGCCCCAGACGGAGGCGGCCCTGTTGCGGGGACTGGCGGTGCGGGCGCAGGACCGCTACCCCTCCGTGGAGGCGTTTCGAAACGCCCTCATCCAGGGGGAGCGGCGGACCCACCCCCTGCCCCTTCGGCGTTCTCCGAAGAAACGGTGGGTGGTCCTGGCGGTGCTGGCGGCGGGAGCCCTCACGGGGGCGGCGATGCACCTGCGTCCCGATTCCCCCTCGTCCCGGGGAGAGGAGGGGACGCTCTCGGGCGTCCCGAGCCCTTCTCCCCAGCCCTCCCAGGCTTTCCCTTCCCCCGCCCCGTCTCCCTCCCCTCCCGGGGACCTGCTGGCCCGAGCCCAGGCGCGCTGGTCCGCCGGGGACGAGGCGGGGGCCCTGGCGATCCTGGAGGAGGCGGTGCGTTCCTCCCCCCGGGATCCGAGCCCGCACCGGATGTTGGCCCGGATCCACCTGGCCCGGAGGCGCTTCGACGCCGCAGCTCAGGAGGCCCGACGGGCCCTGGATCTGGCTCCCCGGGACGCCCCCGCCCTTTTCCTGGCCGCCCAGGCGGCGGAGGGACAGGGGCGGAACGAGGAGGCCCAGTCCTTCCTGCAGGAACTGCTCTCCCGGGACGCCACCTACCCCGGAGCCCAGGCGTTGTGGGAACGGCTTCGGCAGGGGGATCCCGGAGAGACCGGAAACCCCCTGCCCTGA